A stretch of Fibrobacter sp. DNA encodes these proteins:
- a CDS encoding YchJ family protein → MQTCPCGSQQSYQSCCEQFVTCSADAPTAEKLMRARYSAYVLGAVDFIINSTIEEKRKECDEKAIRKWSQESEWYGLEIKQVTDGGPEHKEGVVEFIAQFSENGVRQSLHEKASFKKVDGKWFYEDSEIQKPKPFIRTEAKISRNDPCPCGSGKKYKKCCAG, encoded by the coding sequence ATGCAAACCTGTCCTTGTGGATCGCAGCAATCCTATCAATCCTGTTGTGAACAGTTTGTTACATGCAGTGCGGATGCACCTACCGCGGAAAAGCTGATGAGGGCACGTTACAGTGCTTATGTGCTCGGGGCTGTCGACTTCATAATTAATTCTACTATCGAAGAAAAACGCAAGGAGTGCGATGAAAAGGCGATCAGAAAATGGTCTCAGGAATCAGAGTGGTACGGTCTTGAAATAAAACAGGTAACCGATGGAGGGCCGGAACATAAAGAAGGAGTTGTTGAATTCATAGCTCAATTCTCCGAAAATGGAGTCCGCCAAAGTCTGCATGAAAAAGCCTCTTTTAAAAAGGTGGATGGGAAATGGTTTTATGAGGACAGTGAGATTCAAAAACCGAAGCCTTTTATAAGGACTGAGGCTAAAATCTCCCGTAATGACCCCTGTCCCTGTGGAAGTGGCAAGAAATACAAAAAATGCTGTGCGGGTTGA
- a CDS encoding ComF family protein has translation MNHLLDNNKKRIRCPRCSQNRTLRDCACEMVWDYPFESIYSFLDYDDTVQGIMRHVKYGGKKKLAHYIGALFSGTVPESVLEGVDIVTAIPLHWLRRRKRGYNQAEWLARGLISGLSAQQQKHNGHRTEIIPLFDILFRKRRTRTQVKLDRSERQSNVKGAFSVAKGKEEILREKTVILVDDVITTGATTASCTEALLAAGCKGVRVVSLARD, from the coding sequence TTGAACCATCTACTTGACAACAACAAAAAACGGATTCGTTGTCCCAGATGTTCCCAGAACAGAACACTTAGAGATTGTGCCTGTGAAATGGTGTGGGATTATCCTTTCGAGAGTATCTATTCGTTTCTTGACTACGATGATACCGTTCAGGGAATCATGCGTCATGTTAAGTACGGCGGGAAAAAGAAACTGGCTCATTATATCGGTGCCCTCTTTTCCGGAACTGTTCCGGAGTCGGTTCTTGAGGGAGTAGATATCGTTACAGCCATCCCGCTCCACTGGCTCCGCAGGAGGAAGCGTGGGTACAATCAGGCTGAGTGGCTGGCAAGAGGATTGATTTCAGGACTATCAGCACAACAACAAAAGCACAATGGACACAGAACAGAAATCATTCCTCTTTTTGATATTCTTTTCCGGAAAAGGCGTACCCGCACTCAGGTCAAACTAGACAGATCTGAGAGGCAAAGCAATGTGAAAGGTGCTTTTTCAGTTGCAAAAGGTAAAGAGGAGATATTGAGGGAAAAAACAGTAATACTCGTTGACGATGTAATAACTACCGGAGCTACTACAGCATCATGCACCGAAGCGCTGTTAGCGGCAGGATGTAAAGGGGTGAGGGTTGTCAGCCTGGCCAGAGATTGA
- the pyrF gene encoding orotidine-5'-phosphate decarboxylase, whose translation MTNNRDFLALALDNVTSSGQIEELIEKTSEWIGVYKIGLEQFTRFGPSVLDIIRRSGRKIFLDLKFHDIPNTVAKAVKSACSLGVDYLTIHTQGGLEMMKAAAESARQSSDNPPKIIGVTLLTSLGPDALKNELAVTMEVNTYVKHLASLAVQAGIDGIVCSAADLPSVKPDLPAHFHVITPGIRPAGADIGDQKRVATPGAAVKSGATLLVVGRPITGAEDPAKAAEEIWKETAVF comes from the coding sequence ATGACAAACAATCGAGATTTCCTGGCGCTGGCGCTGGACAATGTTACATCCAGTGGACAAATTGAAGAGTTAATAGAAAAAACCTCAGAGTGGATTGGTGTTTACAAGATCGGACTGGAGCAGTTTACCCGTTTCGGGCCATCGGTTCTTGATATAATACGAAGGTCCGGACGAAAGATCTTTTTGGATCTCAAATTCCATGATATACCAAACACGGTCGCCAAAGCGGTCAAATCAGCCTGCTCGCTGGGAGTAGATTACCTGACAATCCATACCCAGGGGGGGCTGGAGATGATGAAGGCCGCGGCTGAAAGTGCACGCCAGTCCAGTGACAATCCCCCTAAAATTATTGGTGTCACCCTTCTGACAAGCCTTGGCCCCGATGCTCTCAAGAATGAACTGGCTGTTACCATGGAAGTAAACACCTATGTAAAACATCTGGCCTCCCTTGCAGTTCAGGCTGGAATTGACGGAATCGTATGTTCAGCGGCCGATCTCCCCTCTGTCAAACCTGATCTTCCAGCACATTTCCATGTAATAACCCCCGGTATTCGCCCTGCCGGCGCCGATATCGGTGACCAGAAAAGAGTAGCCACACCCGGAGCAGCAGTTAAAAGCGGTGCTACTCTGCTTGTGGTGGGAAGGCCGATAACCGGTGCTGAAGATCCGGCGAAAGCAGCAGAGGAGATCTGGAAGGAAACAGCCGTTTTCTGA
- the lgt gene encoding prolipoprotein diacylglyceryl transferase, which produces MHPVLFKVFSFPIHSYGFMLALSFLLGIWLSSYKAKKEGLNPETIADMGFWIILSAIVGSRLYYVFLHFEEFRGNLISIFNPFQNGSIGIGGLVMYGGFIGAIVAGILYFKIKKIPFLPYADVSAPSVGIGIFLTRIGCFLNGCCYGASNTGSLGVSFPLESPAGVYQQHIHASGLHASQLYESAGGLLIAIILLLLSRKKLFTGFQFYLLGLFYSVLRFIVDFSRYYGTDEKLGPLSHNQVVCIVLFILFSSLILKNYLFRDEPAAKPAGTVGTVQENSDTEEKLPETVSK; this is translated from the coding sequence ATGCATCCGGTTCTTTTCAAAGTATTCTCTTTTCCCATCCATTCTTATGGTTTCATGCTTGCCTTGTCTTTTCTGCTTGGTATCTGGCTCTCAAGTTACAAGGCTAAAAAAGAAGGGCTTAACCCGGAAACTATCGCCGATATGGGATTCTGGATCATCCTTTCTGCCATAGTCGGTTCACGCCTATACTACGTTTTTCTGCATTTTGAGGAATTCAGAGGAAATTTGATATCCATTTTCAACCCCTTTCAGAACGGGTCAATTGGAATCGGTGGTCTGGTGATGTACGGTGGTTTTATAGGAGCAATTGTCGCCGGGATCCTTTATTTCAAGATTAAAAAGATACCCTTTCTTCCCTATGCAGATGTTTCTGCTCCCAGCGTGGGAATAGGTATTTTTCTGACCAGAATCGGTTGTTTCCTTAATGGCTGCTGCTACGGGGCATCAAATACCGGTTCACTTGGTGTAAGTTTCCCCCTTGAGAGTCCTGCCGGTGTTTACCAGCAACATATACACGCATCCGGACTACATGCCTCGCAGCTTTACGAATCGGCAGGAGGTCTATTAATTGCAATTATTCTCCTCCTTCTTTCCAGAAAAAAGCTCTTCACAGGGTTCCAATTCTACCTTTTGGGCCTTTTCTACTCGGTTCTCCGCTTTATCGTGGATTTCAGCCGTTATTACGGTACCGATGAGAAGTTGGGACCTCTGAGCCACAACCAGGTTGTGTGTATCGTGCTTTTCATCCTTTTTTCATCATTAATACTGAAAAATTACCTCTTCAGAGATGAGCCAGCGGCAAAGCCAGCAGGCACAGTCGGAACTGTGCAGGAAAACTCCGACACAGAGGAGAAGTTACCGGAAACTGTCTCAAAATAA